The following are encoded in a window of Nibricoccus aquaticus genomic DNA:
- a CDS encoding AAA domain-containing protein yields the protein MENTDLPATAVLEAPLARTRLAQLFEFLKAYTDLRYPPVRDLAQQPHAVWLHELPDDSSVERHRATSSAATSATDENAEDSGIILRLTRPVCTPCPPPHEDIADWLKPGWQEFSAKAEFLPAREFSADRGLPRIEKFDTDERRLTRLRAWLAQRDAWIARERPVRQALDLFQRAYEWHGILEREGERIELLVGDGLLHCPDATGDFRHPVLFQKLTLEFYPDTPQPCFVFRKQEHPPALYMELLRVLPSVNNQQLAQCADELKRMEFSPLGGDDTDAFLRRLIQGLFPGAGTVSTPGQSAATPTITRQPAIFMRVRRSGPGNVFDLVLEDIHKRQDALPPSLLRILGFFPPDAELADDSLAPFSASGNEDDDILLSKPANREQLEIARQLERKDCVLVQGPPGTGKTHTIANLLGHLLAQGKRVLVTAHTPKALRVLREKVVEPLRPLCVSVLHNDKPSQEELQASVRTIHTKLSQDNVVLEREARRLQSERTRVLTALREARTRLLEARMDEIRDLTIDGTTFRPADAARHIREGAVKDSWIPGPVTPGAPLPLHASHLIALYQSNARLSLADERELALARPDLTSLAAPADFKATVEARDQLAHLPLRFREELWNQPAVAIDPAAFNRLFDQADRTIAFLRESTPWQLEAIQAGRDGQQARRVWDAFAEYLELTWKELQDCHALILEHGPALTDPRPPRDLLPLIDAIIVHHETGGSFNLIAKLTKRSWFALSETMTVGNRPLDIASLPQVRAVRALLRQHQLRAELVERWARYMSARGGIPSTELGERPEQVCRQFVPQIRASLDWHANVWLPLEAEFHRLGFRWSAFLESTPPESGENADLRRLRRAIVDNLAPVLEARANHLRHEVLQSRLARWLASLPETPRDALATRRLRQALTESSPIAYQEAYDELARLRALEPELHSRRERLATLSSTAPAWASALENRVQPHEAPQPPGDPRAAWIWRQLHDELEVRAAVSLDSLQARIEQLSTELREVTTQLVEKQTWLHRLVKTGNPQKQALGAYAALRNKITKTGKGVRDAENRAAARREMAVAKDAVPVWIMPLAEVAETFDPRTARFDVVIVDEASQCDPTSLFALYLGRQTIIVGDDEQVTPIAIGTHSEDVSKLVSIFLDGVPHKELYDGETSVYELAQIAFGGVIRLTEHFRCAPDIIGFSNHLSYKGEIQPLRESSAVPLRPHVVPLHVPEGRARAGETNDAEAQTIASLICAAHELPEFAKNDRGTPVSFGVVSLVGDKQAVKIDALLRRHLTPAAYKQRQILCGDAAQFQGDERDVMFLSVVDGPPANPPLAIRQEGPKKVFKKRFNVAASRARNQMWVVHSLAHETDLQPGDYRRRLIEHALDPQGFEPRIETPDAATPGFEEQVRRHLVARNFQVLSDYRAGACVLDLVVIGANGRRLAVECDGSRFHGPEQLEADMERQSVLERLGWKFVRIRSSLFFRDEESALVPLFRRLHELGIEPHPTSANNQPAPAADRSKSLVEKVTQRASALRKFWSASD from the coding sequence GTGGAAAATACCGACCTGCCCGCCACCGCCGTCCTCGAAGCCCCGCTCGCCCGCACCCGCCTCGCGCAATTATTCGAGTTCCTCAAAGCTTACACCGACCTCCGCTACCCGCCCGTCCGCGACCTCGCGCAGCAGCCGCACGCCGTCTGGCTCCACGAGCTCCCCGACGATTCCTCCGTCGAGCGTCACCGCGCAACCTCCAGCGCCGCCACGTCCGCCACCGATGAAAACGCCGAGGACTCCGGCATCATCCTCCGCCTCACGCGCCCGGTCTGCACACCCTGCCCGCCTCCGCACGAGGACATCGCCGACTGGCTGAAACCCGGCTGGCAGGAATTCTCCGCCAAAGCCGAGTTCCTCCCCGCCCGCGAATTCTCCGCCGACCGCGGCCTCCCTCGTATCGAGAAATTCGACACCGACGAACGCCGCCTCACCCGCCTCCGCGCCTGGCTCGCCCAGCGCGACGCTTGGATCGCCCGCGAACGCCCCGTCCGTCAGGCCCTCGACCTTTTCCAGCGCGCCTACGAATGGCACGGCATCCTCGAGCGCGAAGGCGAACGCATCGAACTCCTCGTCGGCGACGGTCTCCTCCACTGCCCCGACGCCACCGGCGATTTCCGCCACCCCGTACTCTTCCAAAAACTCACGCTCGAGTTCTACCCCGACACCCCGCAGCCGTGTTTCGTTTTCCGCAAACAGGAGCACCCGCCCGCTCTCTACATGGAGCTGCTTCGCGTCCTCCCCAGCGTGAACAACCAGCAACTCGCCCAATGCGCCGACGAACTCAAACGCATGGAGTTCTCCCCACTCGGCGGCGACGACACCGACGCCTTCCTCCGCCGCCTCATCCAAGGCCTCTTCCCCGGCGCCGGCACCGTCTCCACACCCGGCCAGTCCGCCGCCACGCCCACCATCACCCGCCAGCCCGCGATCTTCATGCGCGTCCGCCGCAGCGGCCCGGGCAACGTTTTCGATCTCGTCCTCGAAGACATCCACAAACGCCAGGACGCTCTCCCGCCCTCACTCCTCCGCATCCTCGGCTTCTTCCCGCCCGACGCCGAACTCGCCGACGATTCGCTCGCTCCTTTCTCCGCCTCCGGCAACGAGGACGACGACATTCTTCTCAGCAAACCCGCCAACCGCGAGCAGCTCGAAATCGCCCGCCAGCTCGAACGCAAAGACTGCGTCCTCGTCCAAGGCCCGCCCGGTACCGGGAAAACCCATACCATCGCCAACCTCCTCGGCCACCTCCTCGCCCAAGGCAAACGCGTCCTCGTCACCGCCCACACGCCCAAAGCCCTGCGCGTCCTCCGCGAAAAAGTCGTCGAGCCGCTCCGCCCCCTCTGCGTCAGCGTTCTCCACAACGACAAGCCCAGTCAGGAAGAACTCCAGGCCTCCGTCCGCACGATCCACACGAAGCTCAGCCAGGATAACGTCGTCCTCGAACGCGAAGCCCGCCGCCTCCAGTCCGAGCGCACCCGCGTCCTCACCGCCCTCCGCGAAGCCCGCACCCGCTTGCTCGAAGCGCGCATGGACGAGATCCGCGACCTCACCATCGATGGCACCACCTTCCGCCCGGCCGACGCCGCCCGCCACATCCGCGAAGGCGCCGTCAAAGACTCCTGGATACCCGGCCCCGTCACACCCGGCGCGCCGCTTCCGCTCCACGCGTCGCACCTCATCGCCCTCTACCAAAGCAACGCCCGCCTTTCCCTCGCGGACGAACGCGAGCTCGCCCTCGCCCGCCCCGATCTCACCAGCCTCGCCGCACCCGCCGACTTCAAAGCCACCGTCGAAGCCCGCGATCAGCTCGCCCACCTGCCACTGCGCTTCCGCGAAGAGCTCTGGAATCAACCCGCCGTCGCCATCGACCCCGCCGCCTTCAACCGCCTCTTCGACCAAGCCGACCGCACCATCGCCTTCCTCCGCGAAAGCACACCCTGGCAGCTTGAAGCCATTCAGGCCGGTCGCGACGGCCAGCAAGCCCGCCGCGTCTGGGACGCCTTCGCCGAGTACCTCGAACTCACGTGGAAAGAACTCCAGGACTGCCACGCCCTCATCCTCGAACACGGCCCCGCGCTCACCGATCCGCGCCCGCCTCGCGACCTGCTCCCGTTGATCGACGCCATCATCGTCCACCACGAAACCGGCGGCTCCTTCAACCTCATCGCCAAGCTCACCAAACGCTCCTGGTTCGCCCTCAGCGAAACCATGACCGTCGGCAACCGCCCGCTCGACATCGCCAGCCTCCCGCAAGTCCGCGCCGTCCGCGCTCTCCTTCGCCAGCACCAGCTCCGCGCCGAACTCGTCGAGCGCTGGGCCCGCTACATGAGCGCCCGCGGCGGCATTCCCTCCACCGAACTCGGCGAACGCCCCGAACAAGTCTGCCGCCAGTTCGTTCCGCAAATCCGTGCCAGCCTCGACTGGCACGCCAATGTCTGGCTCCCGCTCGAAGCCGAGTTCCACCGCCTCGGCTTCCGCTGGAGCGCCTTCCTCGAATCCACTCCGCCCGAGTCCGGCGAAAACGCCGACCTCCGCCGCCTGCGCCGCGCCATCGTGGACAACCTCGCTCCCGTTCTCGAAGCCCGCGCCAACCATCTCCGCCACGAAGTTCTCCAGTCCCGTCTCGCCCGCTGGCTCGCCTCGCTCCCCGAAACTCCACGCGACGCCCTCGCCACCCGCCGCCTCCGCCAGGCCCTCACCGAGTCCTCACCGATCGCGTATCAAGAAGCCTACGACGAGCTCGCCCGTCTCCGCGCGCTCGAGCCCGAGCTCCACTCCCGCCGCGAACGCCTCGCCACGCTCTCCTCCACCGCACCCGCCTGGGCCTCCGCCCTGGAAAACCGCGTGCAGCCGCACGAAGCGCCCCAGCCTCCCGGCGATCCCCGCGCCGCCTGGATCTGGCGCCAGCTCCACGACGAACTCGAAGTCCGCGCCGCCGTCTCCCTCGACTCTCTCCAGGCTCGCATCGAGCAGCTCTCCACCGAACTCCGCGAAGTCACCACGCAGCTCGTCGAAAAACAGACCTGGCTCCACCGCCTCGTGAAAACCGGCAACCCGCAGAAGCAGGCGCTCGGTGCCTACGCCGCGCTCCGCAACAAAATCACCAAGACCGGCAAGGGCGTGCGCGACGCTGAGAACCGCGCCGCCGCCCGCCGCGAGATGGCCGTCGCCAAGGACGCCGTCCCCGTCTGGATCATGCCGCTCGCCGAGGTCGCCGAGACCTTCGATCCGCGCACCGCTCGCTTCGACGTCGTCATCGTCGACGAGGCCAGCCAGTGCGATCCCACCTCGCTCTTCGCCCTCTATCTCGGACGCCAGACCATTATCGTCGGCGACGACGAGCAGGTGACGCCCATCGCCATCGGCACACACTCCGAAGACGTCAGCAAACTCGTCAGCATCTTCCTCGACGGCGTCCCCCACAAAGAACTCTACGACGGCGAAACCTCCGTTTACGAACTCGCCCAGATCGCCTTCGGCGGCGTCATCCGTCTCACCGAACACTTCCGCTGCGCCCCCGACATCATCGGCTTCAGCAATCATCTTTCCTACAAAGGCGAGATCCAGCCCCTCCGCGAATCCTCTGCCGTTCCGCTCCGCCCGCACGTCGTCCCGCTCCACGTTCCCGAGGGCCGCGCGCGTGCCGGCGAAACCAACGATGCCGAGGCGCAAACCATCGCCTCGCTCATCTGCGCCGCCCACGAACTCCCCGAGTTCGCCAAAAACGACCGCGGCACGCCCGTCTCCTTCGGCGTCGTCTCCCTCGTCGGCGACAAACAGGCCGTGAAAATCGACGCCCTGCTCCGCCGCCACCTCACGCCCGCCGCCTACAAGCAGCGCCAGATCCTCTGCGGCGACGCCGCCCAATTCCAAGGCGACGAACGCGACGTCATGTTCCTCTCCGTCGTCGACGGCCCACCCGCGAACCCGCCACTCGCGATCCGCCAGGAAGGCCCGAAGAAGGTCTTCAAAAAACGCTTCAACGTCGCCGCCAGCCGCGCCCGCAACCAGATGTGGGTCGTCCACAGCCTCGCCCACGAAACCGATCTCCAGCCCGGCGACTACCGCCGCCGCCTCATTGAGCACGCCCTCGATCCGCAAGGCTTCGAGCCGCGTATCGAAACACCCGATGCCGCCACCCCCGGCTTCGAAGAACAGGTCCGTCGCCACCTCGTCGCGCGAAACTTCCAAGTCCTCTCCGACTACCGCGCCGGAGCCTGCGTCCTCGATCTTGTGGTCATCGGCGCCAACGGCCGCCGCCTCGCCGTCGAGTGCGACGGCAGCCGCTTCCACGGCCCCGAACAACTCGAGGCCGACATGGAGCGCCAGTCCGTCCTCGAACGCCTCGGCTGGAAATTCGTGCGCATCCGCAGCAGTCTTTTCTTCCGAGACGAAGAAAGCGCCCTCGTCCCGCTCTTCCGCCGCCTCCACGAATTAGGCATCGAGCCCCACCCCACCTCCGCAAACAACCAGCCCGCGCCGGCCGCCGACCGCTCCAAATCCCTCGTGGAAAAAGTCACCCAGCGCGCCTCCGCCCTTCGGAAATTCTGGTCCGCCAGCGACTGA
- a CDS encoding NAD(P)-binding domain-containing protein: MGRGNLAERFALSRRRRFVAVLMAEKIAFVGVGRMGANMARRLQECGFPVVAVYDAHAPSAEALAAELKTRHAKTLAEVTAAAEVIFTVVTDDAAQLGVFAASGDTLLIGAKGKIFINCATITPATHVEVERRAKAVGAVSLEGCMASSIPQARNGTLYLMCGGERATFERVKPILEKLSTALRYIGGTGQAAQVKALVNMVMNINTAGLAEGLGLGNALGLDLDMLREVFAQTGANSQVLKTDGEDMQNRAHDCFFSGAHAAKDSGIALQLGVEAGLKLPLAQATKAQFDEMVRLGLGGLDKSGVAELTFKGRHG, from the coding sequence ATGGGCAGGGGAAATCTTGCGGAAAGGTTCGCGCTGTCGCGGCGACGGCGTTTCGTGGCGGTTCTTATGGCTGAAAAAATTGCGTTTGTCGGAGTCGGTCGGATGGGTGCCAACATGGCGCGGCGTCTTCAGGAGTGCGGGTTTCCCGTGGTGGCGGTTTACGATGCGCACGCACCGTCGGCCGAGGCGCTGGCGGCGGAGTTGAAGACGCGACATGCGAAGACGCTCGCGGAGGTGACGGCGGCGGCGGAGGTGATTTTCACGGTGGTGACGGACGACGCGGCGCAGCTGGGCGTGTTTGCCGCTTCGGGCGACACGTTGCTGATCGGCGCGAAGGGGAAGATTTTTATCAACTGCGCGACGATCACGCCGGCGACGCATGTCGAGGTGGAGCGGCGCGCGAAGGCGGTGGGCGCGGTTTCGCTCGAAGGCTGCATGGCGTCGTCGATCCCACAGGCGCGGAACGGGACGTTGTATCTGATGTGTGGAGGCGAGCGGGCGACGTTTGAGCGGGTGAAGCCGATTCTGGAAAAGTTGAGCACGGCGCTGCGCTACATCGGCGGGACCGGGCAGGCGGCGCAGGTGAAGGCGCTCGTGAACATGGTCATGAATATCAACACGGCGGGGCTGGCGGAGGGACTCGGACTGGGGAATGCGCTGGGGCTGGATCTGGATATGTTGCGCGAGGTTTTTGCGCAGACGGGTGCGAATTCGCAGGTGCTCAAGACGGATGGCGAGGACATGCAGAACCGGGCGCACGATTGTTTTTTCTCGGGCGCGCATGCGGCGAAGGACAGCGGGATCGCGTTGCAGCTGGGAGTTGAGGCGGGGCTGAAGCTGCCGCTGGCGCAGGCGACGAAGGCGCAATTCGACGAGATGGTGCGGCTGGGGCTCGGCGGGCTCGACAAGAGCGGGGTGGCGGAGCTGACGTTCAAAGGGCGGCACGGCTGA
- a CDS encoding exopolysaccharide biosynthesis protein, giving the protein MATNAAPEPEQPEGTGELPLESPRALTVYVARRRKLSEEMEALKARSAEGELTLREAIVVLGVRAYTLLLILLSLPFITPIPLPGLSTPFGVAVGLIALRLMLGQKPWLPEKVLNRPIPPGFFGKVFKFAAGVIRFLEKLLKPRLTFLTDTVILYRTHAALMLVAALALLLPLPIPFTNTFPAWTIILVAAGLLERDGLFILGGYLAFAAGVLYFVFLGEATQRALVWLKDWVVSWW; this is encoded by the coding sequence ATGGCAACAAACGCGGCACCTGAGCCTGAGCAGCCCGAGGGGACGGGCGAGTTGCCGCTGGAATCGCCGCGAGCGCTGACCGTTTATGTGGCGCGCAGGCGGAAACTCTCGGAAGAGATGGAGGCGCTGAAGGCGCGTTCAGCGGAGGGCGAGCTGACGTTGCGCGAGGCGATCGTGGTGCTCGGCGTGCGCGCGTATACGTTGCTGCTGATTTTGCTGTCGCTGCCGTTCATCACGCCGATCCCGCTTCCGGGGTTGTCCACGCCGTTTGGGGTGGCGGTAGGGTTGATCGCGCTGCGGCTGATGCTTGGGCAGAAGCCATGGCTGCCGGAGAAGGTGTTGAACCGGCCGATACCGCCGGGGTTTTTCGGAAAAGTTTTTAAGTTCGCGGCGGGAGTTATCCGGTTTCTGGAAAAGCTGCTGAAACCACGGCTGACGTTTTTGACGGACACGGTGATTTTATACCGCACGCATGCGGCGCTGATGCTGGTGGCGGCGCTGGCGTTGCTGCTGCCGCTGCCGATCCCGTTCACGAATACGTTTCCGGCGTGGACGATCATTCTGGTGGCGGCGGGGTTGCTGGAGCGGGACGGGCTGTTCATTCTGGGCGGGTATCTCGCGTTTGCGGCGGGGGTGCTGTATTTCGTTTTCCTCGGGGAGGCGACGCAGCGCGCGCTGGTGTGGTTGAAGGATTGGGTGGTGTCGTGGTGGTGA
- a CDS encoding 7-carboxy-7-deazaguanine synthase QueE has product MLGPLLLGGFAIHLVGFQLTMLISEIFYSLQGEGVLTGVPSVFVRAAGCNLRCNWCDTPYASWKPEGETRSVAEIVTEISRHPAKHVVLTGGEPMIAKEIRELAGEVKKLGYHITIETAGTVAPEGIACDLASISPKLKNSAPDERLPDAWRERHEATRWQPEVVRAWIDAGDYQLKFVVSSAADVQEIEEMLAELGRDIPRAKVLLMPEGTSMEALRARAGWLGELCKERGYRYAHRLHVELYGNKRGT; this is encoded by the coding sequence TTGCTCGGACCTTTGCTTCTTGGCGGCTTTGCGATTCACCTAGTCGGCTTCCAACTGACGATGCTGATTTCTGAGATTTTCTACTCGCTGCAAGGCGAGGGTGTGCTGACGGGGGTGCCGTCGGTTTTCGTGCGCGCGGCGGGCTGCAATCTTCGCTGCAATTGGTGCGACACGCCGTACGCTTCGTGGAAGCCGGAGGGCGAGACGCGGTCGGTGGCGGAAATCGTGACGGAGATTTCGCGGCATCCGGCGAAGCATGTCGTGCTGACGGGGGGCGAGCCGATGATCGCGAAGGAAATTCGTGAGCTGGCGGGCGAGGTGAAAAAACTCGGGTATCATATCACGATCGAGACGGCGGGGACGGTTGCGCCTGAGGGGATCGCGTGCGATCTGGCGTCGATCAGCCCGAAGTTGAAAAACTCGGCGCCGGATGAGCGGTTGCCGGATGCGTGGCGGGAGCGGCATGAGGCGACTCGCTGGCAGCCGGAGGTGGTGCGCGCGTGGATCGATGCGGGGGATTATCAGCTGAAGTTTGTCGTGAGCAGCGCGGCGGATGTGCAGGAGATCGAAGAGATGCTGGCGGAGCTGGGGCGCGACATCCCGCGTGCGAAGGTGTTACTGATGCCGGAGGGGACATCGATGGAGGCGTTGCGGGCGAGGGCGGGATGGCTGGGGGAACTGTGCAAGGAACGTGGATATCGTTACGCGCACCGGCTGCATGTGGAACTTTATGGCAACAAACGCGGCACCTGA
- the queC gene encoding 7-cyano-7-deazaguanine synthase QueC, whose amino-acid sequence MKVVVLCSGGMDSVTALYWARKEHAVLAAVSFDYGAKHNPKELPFAAEHAAALGVRHEVVSLRFMDRLFTSDLLSSGGEIPEGHYEAANMKQTVVPFRNPIMLSIATGFAESIGAEGLVIAAHGGDHAIYPDCREEFMRAMGEAMRLGTYAGIQLLRPFIAISKGQIAAEGAKLGVDFSRTWSCYKGGAIHCGKCGTCVERREAFLTAGVVDPTVYAETGALPAKP is encoded by the coding sequence ATGAAGGTCGTCGTGCTCTGTTCTGGCGGGATGGATTCGGTGACTGCGCTCTATTGGGCGCGGAAAGAACATGCCGTGCTCGCGGCGGTGAGTTTTGACTATGGGGCGAAGCATAACCCGAAGGAGCTGCCGTTTGCGGCGGAGCATGCGGCGGCGTTGGGCGTGCGGCATGAGGTGGTGTCGCTGCGGTTTATGGACCGGTTATTCACGTCGGATTTGTTGAGTTCGGGCGGGGAGATTCCCGAGGGGCATTACGAGGCGGCGAACATGAAGCAGACGGTGGTGCCGTTTCGGAATCCGATCATGCTGTCGATCGCGACGGGGTTTGCGGAGAGCATCGGCGCGGAGGGGCTCGTGATCGCGGCGCATGGCGGGGATCACGCGATTTATCCGGACTGCCGGGAGGAGTTCATGCGGGCGATGGGCGAGGCGATGCGGCTGGGGACGTACGCGGGTATCCAACTTTTGAGGCCGTTCATCGCGATCAGCAAAGGGCAGATCGCGGCGGAGGGGGCGAAGCTGGGCGTGGATTTTTCGCGGACGTGGTCGTGCTACAAGGGTGGGGCGATCCATTGCGGGAAGTGCGGGACGTGCGTGGAGCGGCGCGAAGCGTTTTTGACGGCGGGCGTTGTCGATCCGACGGTGTATGCGGAGACGGGGGCGTTGCCGGCGAAGCCGTGA
- a CDS encoding ribonuclease D encodes MPDTPPYALIETPAQLAPLLAALDRSGEAALDTEADNMYHYKTRVCLLQFYVSGEIHLVDVLAPGLDLSALWTRLATKHLLMHGSDFDIRLLHDLCGFRPKSIFDTMLAAQLLNRPRVGLAALLEEHFGVTLDKDSQTANWSKRPFTQRLLDYASLDVFYLYQLRDLLTAELAALNRLDWLAQQCNRQIESGLLGFPKDDENDWRIGRSERLRPYGLGALHAAWHWREDWARKLDTPPFKVTSNDTLLRIAEAADHGLSPRALMENVNLGKRHDRIAPSLYDALDAGLNRDPHTLPKRRGRDPNHQPLTPAELELQDRLKADRDRVAAAINLDPTLIANRATLAQLARNPEKLDEILLPWQANLLRNEPWMKANSSSP; translated from the coding sequence ATGCCCGACACGCCTCCCTACGCCCTCATCGAAACCCCCGCGCAACTCGCGCCCCTCCTCGCCGCCCTCGACCGCTCCGGCGAAGCCGCCCTCGATACCGAGGCGGACAACATGTACCACTACAAGACGCGCGTCTGCCTCCTGCAGTTCTACGTCTCCGGCGAAATCCACCTTGTCGACGTCCTCGCCCCCGGCCTCGACCTCTCCGCCCTCTGGACCCGCCTCGCCACGAAACACCTGCTCATGCACGGCAGCGATTTCGACATCCGCCTCCTCCACGACCTCTGCGGCTTCCGCCCCAAAAGCATCTTCGACACGATGCTCGCCGCCCAGCTCCTCAACCGCCCCCGCGTCGGCCTCGCCGCGCTCCTCGAAGAACACTTCGGCGTCACCCTCGACAAAGACTCCCAGACCGCCAACTGGTCCAAACGCCCCTTCACCCAACGCCTCCTCGACTACGCCTCCCTCGACGTCTTCTACCTCTACCAACTCCGCGACCTCCTCACCGCCGAACTCGCCGCGCTCAACCGCCTCGACTGGCTCGCCCAACAGTGCAACCGCCAGATCGAGTCCGGCCTCCTCGGCTTCCCCAAAGACGACGAAAACGACTGGCGCATCGGCCGCTCCGAACGCCTCCGCCCCTACGGCCTCGGCGCCCTCCACGCCGCCTGGCACTGGCGCGAAGACTGGGCCCGAAAACTGGATACACCGCCCTTCAAAGTCACCAGCAACGACACCCTCCTCCGCATCGCCGAAGCCGCCGACCACGGCCTCTCCCCCCGCGCATTGATGGAGAACGTCAACCTCGGCAAACGCCACGACCGCATCGCCCCCAGCCTCTACGACGCGCTCGACGCCGGCCTCAACCGCGACCCGCACACCCTCCCCAAACGCCGCGGCCGCGACCCCAATCATCAACCGCTCACGCCCGCCGAGTTGGAACTCCAAGACCGCCTCAAAGCCGACCGCGACCGCGTCGCCGCCGCCATCAACCTCGACCCGACCTTGATCGCCAACCGCGCGACCCTCGCCCAACTCGCCCGCAACCCCGAAAAGTTAGACGAAATCCTCCTCCCCTGGCAGGCCAACCTCCTCCGCAACGAACCGTGGATGAAGGCCAATAGTTCAAGTCCATAA
- a CDS encoding AMP-binding protein → MAARQPDHPALKIPRGRTRAGDIDYLTLTFVELDAEVSAWAARITAAGVKTDDRVLVMVRQGLPLIAAAFALFKIGAVPIVIDPGMGLKSFLTCVERTQPRALLGIPLARVISRVFRQKFRSVQIRIPASPNPTARLSASVSQLSTLNSQLVNRNAADLAAILFTSGSTGAPKGVCYEHGMFEAQVRLIRATYGIQPGEVDLPMLPIFALFNPALGMTTIVPEIDPARPAAVDPAKIVQAIRQENVTNSFGSPTLWNKIADHCLAHDITLPSLRRVLSAGAPVPETLWENSRRFLTHGQLHSPYGATEALPIASVCSAEIIPRSAAINAPAKSPSVSASSVSASSAPSPSTQFRSVADTSQSPFSQETRPAFHPSPFTPHSSNAPSGGACVGRPLPGIDVRIIAITDAPITTIADARELRPGEIGEIIVRGPAVTKTYDALPEATAAAKITGDHGAFWHRMGDCGYFDPLGRLWFCGRKVERVLTEKGPLFTEPVEQIFRSHPQIARCALIGLDVPGKQLPALVIQPRAKLSASAKSALARELRSLAAAHATTAGIARFYFHKAFPVDVRHNAKIHRLTLAKWAAKNPSHEILSSA, encoded by the coding sequence ATGGCCGCGCGCCAGCCGGATCACCCGGCGCTGAAAATCCCCCGCGGCCGCACTCGCGCGGGCGACATCGATTACCTCACGCTCACCTTCGTCGAACTCGACGCCGAAGTCTCCGCCTGGGCCGCCCGCATCACCGCCGCCGGCGTCAAAACCGACGACCGCGTCCTCGTCATGGTCCGCCAGGGCCTCCCGCTCATCGCCGCCGCCTTCGCCCTCTTCAAAATCGGCGCCGTCCCCATCGTGATCGATCCGGGCATGGGCCTGAAAAGTTTCCTCACCTGCGTCGAACGCACCCAACCCCGCGCCCTCCTCGGCATCCCCTTGGCCCGAGTCATCAGCCGCGTCTTCCGCCAAAAATTCCGCTCCGTCCAAATCCGCATCCCCGCCAGCCCCAACCCCACCGCCCGCCTCTCCGCTTCCGTCTCTCAACTCTCAACCCTCAACTCTCAACTCGTGAACAGAAACGCCGCCGATCTAGCGGCGATTCTGTTCACCTCCGGCTCCACCGGCGCACCCAAAGGGGTCTGCTACGAACACGGCATGTTCGAAGCCCAGGTCCGCCTCATCCGCGCCACCTACGGCATCCAGCCCGGCGAAGTGGACCTGCCGATGCTCCCGATCTTCGCGCTCTTCAATCCCGCGCTCGGCATGACCACCATCGTCCCCGAGATCGACCCCGCCCGCCCCGCCGCCGTCGACCCCGCCAAAATCGTCCAGGCCATCCGCCAGGAAAACGTCACCAACTCCTTCGGCTCGCCCACGCTCTGGAACAAAATCGCCGACCACTGCCTCGCGCACGATATCACCCTGCCCAGCCTCCGCCGCGTACTCTCCGCAGGCGCCCCCGTCCCCGAAACCCTCTGGGAAAACTCCCGCCGCTTCCTCACGCACGGACAACTCCACAGCCCCTACGGCGCCACCGAAGCCCTCCCCATCGCCAGCGTTTGCTCCGCCGAAATCATCCCGCGTTCCGCCGCGATCAACGCGCCTGCGAAGAGCCCGTCCGTCTCCGCCTCGTCCGTATCCGCTTCGTCGGCACCTTCGCCCTCCACCCAATTCCGTTCCGTCGCCGACACCTCGCAATCCCCCTTCTCGCAAGAGACCCGCCCGGCCTTTCACCCGTCACCCTTCACCCCTCACTCGTCCAACGCGCCGTCCGGCGGCGCCTGCGTCGGCCGCCCGCTCCCCGGCATCGACGTCCGCATCATCGCCATCACCGACGCTCCGATCACCACGATCGCGGACGCCCGCGAACTCCGCCCCGGCGAAATCGGCGAAATCATCGTCCGCGGCCCCGCCGTCACCAAAACCTACGACGCACTCCCCGAAGCCACCGCCGCCGCCAAAATCACCGGCGACCACGGTGCATTCTGGCACCGCATGGGCGACTGCGGCTACTTCGATCCCCTCGGCCGCCTCTGGTTCTGCGGTCGCAAAGTCGAACGCGTGCTCACCGAGAAAGGCCCGCTCTTCACCGAACCCGTCGAACAAATCTTCCGCTCGCACCCCCAAATCGCCCGCTGCGCCCTGATCGGCCTCGACGTGCCCGGAAAACAACTACCCGCGCTCGTCATCCAGCCCCGCGCAAAACTCTCCGCCTCCGCGAAGTCTGCCCTCGCCCGCGAACTCCGCTCCCTCGCCGCCGCGCACGCAACGACCGCCGGGATCGCCCGTTTCTATTTCCACAAAGCCTTCCCCGTCGACGTCCGCCACAACGCCAAAATTCACCGCCTCACTCTCGCGAAGTGGGCCGCGAAGAATCCGTCACACGAAATTCTTTCGAGTGCCTGA